In one window of Thermodesulfobacteriota bacterium DNA:
- a CDS encoding response regulator gives MDCRSKKVLVVDDEETVGIGMSEMLKDAGFDARYVTSAPQALDEIKNAEYSLVFLDMVMPGMNGLDAFREIKKLRPGTRVVLFTGYFKDADKAIFEGVKEGMIDVYIRKPFFSDEIVSTAMKYA, from the coding sequence ATGGACTGCAGGTCGAAAAAGGTCCTCGTGGTAGACGACGAGGAGACTGTCGGCATAGGGATGTCCGAAATGCTCAAGGACGCCGGGTTTGACGCAAGATATGTGACCAGCGCCCCGCAAGCCCTGGATGAGATTAAAAACGCTGAGTATTCGCTGGTTTTCCTGGACATGGTAATGCCGGGCATGAACGGTCTCGATGCCTTCAGGGAGATCAAAAAGCTCAGGCCCGGGACCAGGGTGGTGCTCTTTACCGGGTATTTCAAGGACGCGGACAAGGCCATCTTCGAAGGAGTAAAGGAAGGCATGATAGACGTTTACATAAGAAAGCCCTTTTTTTCCGATGAGATAGTAAGTACCGCCATGAAGTACGCATGA
- a CDS encoding ATP-binding protein, with translation MQAYPKDALGARLLAMMVLRVVLALSFLGVTAWFQVRGASLALLNFYPLYGVAAAVGLLTILYALLLGRVRNLKLFTYAQVTIDIALATVIVYITGGTESYMHALYPLIVIGAAILLGKRAGFYAASVSSIAYGVLIDLDFYGMLPAEYKLVSPAFAPPWKYVFVTVSTNILAFFTVAYLTGYLAERAARVERELEEKEIDYEKLEALNRQIIENITSGIMTLDDRMRITSFNREAEGVTGYTLRDVYYKDVEEIFPGMIRKGLLAPQGGRRVEERFRKRTGEEIYLGFSISQGQGGEVGRIIIFQDLTRLKQMEEALRRDERMKALGEVSVGIAHEIRNPLASISGSIQLLRAESAGGENRRLMDIILSETDRLNSLITDYLLFAKPAREAERELVDLSAVIDETVRLIRNCPEASGIRIESKIGERFSIVGDHRQLGQVFWNLFLNALHAMEGGGTLTVSARRWPEGGLPDDAGMGFVEVTVSDTGKGIRPEDACRIFDPFFSTKERGTGLGLAIVHRIIESHSGTIEVSSGEGRGAAFRILLPVESEGARA, from the coding sequence ATGCAGGCTTACCCGAAGGATGCTCTAGGGGCCAGGCTGCTGGCCATGATGGTCTTGAGGGTGGTGCTTGCGCTCTCTTTCCTGGGAGTCACCGCCTGGTTCCAGGTGAGAGGGGCGTCCCTTGCGCTCCTCAACTTCTATCCGCTCTACGGCGTTGCGGCGGCCGTGGGGCTCCTCACCATCCTCTACGCGCTACTCCTGGGCAGGGTACGGAACCTCAAGCTCTTCACCTACGCCCAGGTCACCATAGACATAGCCCTCGCCACCGTAATCGTCTACATAACGGGCGGCACCGAAAGCTACATGCACGCGCTCTATCCGCTTATCGTGATAGGCGCGGCCATACTCCTCGGAAAGCGCGCGGGGTTCTACGCGGCTTCGGTCTCCAGCATAGCTTACGGGGTCCTCATCGACCTCGACTTCTACGGTATGCTCCCGGCGGAGTACAAGCTCGTCTCACCGGCCTTCGCGCCGCCCTGGAAATACGTCTTCGTAACGGTCTCGACCAACATACTCGCGTTCTTCACGGTAGCCTACCTTACCGGCTATCTCGCCGAAAGGGCCGCGAGGGTGGAAAGGGAGCTCGAAGAGAAGGAGATCGATTACGAAAAGCTCGAGGCCCTGAACAGGCAGATAATCGAGAACATAACGAGCGGCATAATGACGCTCGACGACAGGATGAGGATAACCTCCTTCAACCGCGAGGCCGAGGGCGTCACAGGCTATACGCTCCGGGACGTTTATTACAAGGACGTCGAGGAGATATTCCCGGGCATGATACGGAAGGGCCTCCTGGCCCCGCAGGGCGGGAGGAGAGTGGAGGAGAGGTTCAGGAAAAGGACCGGGGAGGAGATATACCTGGGCTTCAGCATCTCGCAGGGCCAGGGCGGCGAGGTCGGGAGGATAATCATCTTCCAGGACCTCACGCGCCTCAAGCAGATGGAGGAGGCGCTCAGGAGGGACGAGCGCATGAAGGCCCTGGGCGAGGTCTCGGTCGGCATAGCGCACGAGATACGGAACCCGCTCGCCTCGATTAGCGGCTCCATACAGCTATTGCGGGCTGAATCCGCCGGGGGCGAGAACAGGCGGCTCATGGACATCATACTCTCCGAGACCGACAGGCTAAACAGCCTCATAACCGACTACCTCCTTTTCGCCAAGCCCGCGAGGGAGGCCGAGAGGGAGCTTGTAGACCTCTCGGCCGTGATCGACGAGACGGTGAGGCTCATAAGGAACTGCCCGGAGGCCTCGGGTATCCGCATAGAGTCGAAAATAGGCGAGCGGTTCAGCATAGTCGGGGACCACAGGCAGCTCGGCCAGGTCTTCTGGAACCTCTTCCTTAACGCCCTCCACGCCATGGAAGGCGGTGGAACCCTGACGGTGTCAGCGAGGCGCTGGCCGGAGGGCGGCCTTCCGGACGATGCCGGAATGGGCTTTGTCGAGGTCACGGTATCCGATACCGGCAAGGGCATAAGGCCCGAGGACGCGTGCAGGATATTCGACCCTTTCTTCTCGACCAAGGAGAGGGGCACGGGGCTCGGCCTCGCCATAGTCCACAGGATAATAGAGAGCCATAGCGGCACCATCGAGGTCTCGAGCGGTGAGGGCAGGGGCGCGGCCTTCAGGATACTCCTTCCGGTAGAGAGCGAGGGCGCGAGGGCTTAA
- a CDS encoding type IV pilus twitching motility protein PilT, whose amino-acid sequence MAVEGNKYNMQELLRVMTEQGGSDLHITAGSPPRIRVHGKLAPLNMPVLSGIDSKQLCYSILTDVQKHKFEEENELDFSFGLKGLSRFRGNLFVQRGSVAGVFRTIPFKIKSFQELGLPPIMEELSKKPRGLVLVTGPTGSGKSTTLASIIDKINSERAEHIITIEDPIEYLHSSKMALVNQREVGYDTFAFKKALKYVLRQDPDVVLLGELRDMDTIETALTIAETGHLCFATLHTNSCVQTINRIVDVFPSNQQPQVRAQLSFVLEGVLSQLLIPSADGKGRVIAIEVMVPNAAIRNLIREDKLHQIYSQMQVGQTKFGMQTMNQSLMNLYSRRLITLEEAIGRSSEPDEFRQMLANAGVLRPGAPAGRTM is encoded by the coding sequence ATGGCGGTAGAAGGCAACAAATACAACATGCAGGAGCTGCTGCGCGTGATGACGGAGCAGGGCGGGAGCGACCTGCACATAACCGCCGGGTCGCCGCCGAGGATAAGGGTCCACGGCAAGCTCGCGCCACTGAACATGCCGGTCCTTTCCGGGATAGATTCCAAGCAGCTCTGCTATTCCATCCTCACGGACGTGCAGAAGCACAAGTTTGAGGAGGAGAACGAGCTCGATTTCTCCTTCGGACTTAAGGGCCTCAGCCGCTTCAGGGGCAACCTGTTCGTCCAGAGGGGGAGTGTCGCCGGGGTCTTCAGGACCATCCCCTTCAAGATAAAATCGTTCCAGGAACTCGGGCTCCCGCCAATCATGGAAGAGCTTTCCAAGAAGCCGCGCGGCCTCGTCCTCGTAACGGGGCCGACAGGGAGCGGCAAATCCACCACCCTGGCCTCCATCATAGACAAGATAAACTCCGAGAGGGCGGAGCACATAATCACCATAGAGGACCCGATAGAATACCTCCACAGCTCCAAGATGGCCCTCGTGAACCAGAGGGAGGTCGGGTACGACACCTTCGCCTTCAAGAAGGCGCTCAAGTACGTGCTGAGGCAGGACCCGGACGTGGTGCTCCTGGGGGAGCTCCGCGACATGGACACGATAGAGACGGCCCTGACCATAGCGGAGACGGGCCACCTCTGCTTCGCCACCCTGCACACGAACTCCTGCGTCCAGACCATAAACAGGATAGTGGACGTCTTCCCCTCGAACCAGCAGCCGCAGGTAAGGGCGCAGCTCTCGTTCGTCCTCGAGGGCGTGCTCTCGCAGCTCCTTATACCGAGCGCGGATGGCAAGGGCCGGGTCATCGCGATAGAGGTGATGGTCCCCAACGCCGCCATAAGGAACCTCATAAGGGAGGACAAGCTCCACCAGATATACTCGCAGATGCAGGTCGGCCAGACCAAATTCGGCATGCAGACCATGAACCAGAGCCTCATGAACCTGTATTCGAGGAGGCTTATAACCCTCGAGGAGGCCATCGGGAGGAGCTCCGAGCCTGACGAGTTCCGCCAGATGCTCGCCAACGCGGGCGTGCTGAGGCCAGGCGCGCCGGCAGGGAGGACAATGTAA
- the pilB gene encoding type IV-A pilus assembly ATPase PilB, whose translation MTDRIGELLLRERLITPDQLNKAIDEQKKGGGRLGYNLSKLGFISEKDLTSFLSRQYGIPTIDLSTQEVDHEVIKLIPEDVARKYQVIPISRTGSTLVVAMADPSNIFAIDDIKFLTGYNVEPLLASDAAIKGAIEKYYETPEMGLDGVLTEFDESEMEVVREEEEVDLSDLKKAVEDAPVVKLVNLILTDAIKRGASDIHIEPYEKHFRVRYRVDGVLQEMMKPPMKLKNAIVSRLKIISNLDIAERRLPQDGRIKLKLSKSKEMDYRVSVLPTLFGEKVCLRLLDKSNLQLDMTKLGFEEKALKDFMGAIHKPWGIVLVTGPTGSGKTTTLYSALSELNKVSENISTAEDPVEFNLMGINQVQMHEDIGLNFAAALRSFLRQDPDIIMVGEIRDYETAEIAVKAALTGHLVLSTLHTNDAPSTVNRLLNMGIEPFLVSSASNLILAQRLARKICKDCKEKVQITEKVLLDLGASPEETKRMEVSKGKGCATCGGTGYKGRIALYEVMPFTEGIKDMVLNGASSAELKRTAIKEGMKSLRMSGVTKVAEGVTTIEEVLRVTMAD comes from the coding sequence ATGACAGACAGAATAGGCGAGCTCTTATTAAGAGAAAGGCTCATAACGCCGGACCAGCTCAACAAGGCGATAGACGAGCAGAAAAAGGGCGGCGGGAGGCTCGGCTATAACCTCTCGAAGCTCGGTTTCATATCCGAAAAGGACCTGACCTCGTTTCTGAGCAGGCAGTACGGGATACCCACCATAGACCTTTCCACGCAGGAGGTCGACCACGAGGTAATAAAGCTCATCCCCGAGGACGTGGCCAGGAAGTACCAGGTCATACCGATCAGCAGGACCGGCTCGACCCTGGTGGTCGCAATGGCCGACCCTTCGAACATCTTCGCCATCGACGACATAAAGTTCCTGACCGGCTACAACGTGGAGCCGCTACTTGCCTCCGACGCCGCCATAAAGGGAGCGATCGAGAAGTATTACGAGACCCCCGAGATGGGGCTCGACGGCGTACTCACCGAGTTCGACGAGAGCGAGATGGAGGTCGTGAGGGAAGAGGAGGAGGTCGACCTCTCGGACCTGAAAAAGGCCGTGGAGGACGCCCCTGTCGTCAAGCTCGTGAACCTCATACTGACCGACGCCATAAAGAGGGGCGCGAGCGACATCCACATCGAGCCCTATGAGAAGCACTTCCGCGTAAGGTACAGGGTAGACGGGGTCCTCCAGGAGATGATGAAGCCCCCGATGAAGCTCAAGAACGCGATAGTGTCGAGGCTCAAGATTATCAGCAACCTCGACATAGCCGAGAGGAGGCTCCCGCAGGACGGCAGGATAAAGCTAAAGCTCTCCAAGAGCAAGGAGATGGACTACAGGGTCTCGGTGCTACCGACCCTTTTCGGCGAGAAGGTCTGCTTGAGGCTCCTCGACAAGAGCAACCTCCAGCTCGACATGACCAAGCTGGGCTTCGAGGAGAAGGCCTTGAAGGACTTCATGGGCGCCATACACAAGCCCTGGGGCATAGTGCTCGTCACCGGCCCGACCGGCAGCGGAAAGACGACCACCCTTTACTCGGCCCTCTCCGAGCTCAACAAGGTGAGCGAGAACATCTCGACAGCCGAGGACCCGGTCGAATTCAACCTCATGGGCATAAACCAGGTGCAGATGCACGAGGACATAGGCCTGAATTTCGCCGCCGCCCTCAGGAGCTTTTTGAGGCAGGACCCCGACATCATAATGGTCGGAGAGATAAGGGACTACGAGACCGCGGAGATAGCGGTGAAGGCGGCCCTGACGGGCCACCTGGTCCTCTCTACGCTCCACACGAACGACGCGCCCTCGACGGTCAACAGGCTCCTCAACATGGGCATAGAGCCGTTCCTGGTCTCGTCCGCGAGCAACCTCATACTCGCACAGAGGCTCGCGAGGAAGATCTGCAAGGACTGCAAGGAGAAGGTGCAGATAACGGAGAAGGTGCTCCTGGACCTCGGCGCGTCGCCGGAGGAGACGAAGCGGATGGAGGTCTCAAAGGGCAAAGGCTGCGCCACGTGCGGCGGCACGGGGTATAAGGGCAGGATCGCCCTCTACGAGGTCATGCCATTTACCGAAGGCATAAAAGACATGGTGCTTAACGGCGCCTCTTCCGCGGAGCTAAAGAGGACGGCCATTAAGGAAGGGATGAAGTCGCTCCGCATGAGCGGCGTGACCAAGGTCGCCGAGGGCGTCACGACCATAGAAGAGGTCTTAAGGGTGACGATGGCGGACTGA
- a CDS encoding type II secretion system F family protein, which translates to MPTFVYSGKTLAGEPRKGEIEAASVAQATASLRRQQIVPASIGPKKARRSLSEIKIPGLGGGIKTKDIVIFSRQFATMIDAGLPLVQCLDILAGQQENAEFKKILLDVKSSVEGGSTFADALRKHPKVFDDLYVNLIAAGEVGGILDTILNRLSGFMEKSEKLKGKIKGAMTYPVAVIIIACLVVAGLLLWVVPIFDDMFADFGQALPAPTQLVVNMSNALKSSWYIIIGVIAATIIGLNRLYKVPKGRRVMDQVFLKAPVIGDLIRKTAVARFTRTLGTMLSSGVPILESLEIVSKTAGNVIIEEAVVKARTSLSQGKTLAEPLSETKVFPGMVTQMIAVGESTGALDAMLSKIADFYEEEVDQAVEALTSLIEPMLMAFLGIVVGGLVIALYLPIFQIAGAAGG; encoded by the coding sequence ATGCCTACTTTCGTCTACAGCGGAAAAACGCTCGCCGGGGAGCCGAGAAAGGGCGAGATAGAGGCCGCAAGCGTGGCGCAGGCGACGGCGTCGCTCAGGCGCCAGCAGATTGTGCCGGCCTCGATAGGGCCCAAGAAGGCCAGGCGCTCTCTTTCCGAGATAAAGATACCTGGCCTCGGCGGCGGCATCAAGACGAAGGACATCGTCATATTCAGCAGGCAGTTCGCGACCATGATAGACGCGGGACTGCCGCTCGTCCAGTGCCTGGACATCCTCGCCGGCCAGCAGGAGAACGCCGAATTCAAGAAGATACTCCTTGACGTCAAGTCCTCGGTCGAGGGCGGATCGACCTTTGCGGACGCCCTCAGGAAGCACCCCAAGGTCTTCGACGACCTCTACGTCAACCTTATCGCCGCCGGAGAGGTCGGCGGCATACTCGATACAATCCTCAACAGGCTCTCGGGCTTCATGGAGAAGTCCGAGAAGCTCAAGGGCAAGATAAAGGGCGCCATGACTTACCCTGTCGCCGTCATAATCATCGCCTGCCTCGTCGTAGCGGGCCTCCTCCTCTGGGTCGTCCCGATATTCGACGACATGTTCGCCGACTTCGGCCAGGCCCTGCCCGCGCCGACGCAGCTCGTGGTTAACATGAGCAACGCCCTCAAGAGCTCGTGGTATATCATCATCGGCGTTATCGCGGCTACCATCATAGGGCTCAACAGGCTGTACAAGGTCCCCAAGGGCCGCAGGGTCATGGACCAGGTCTTCCTGAAGGCCCCCGTTATCGGCGATCTGATCAGGAAGACGGCGGTGGCGAGGTTCACGAGGACGCTCGGGACGATGCTCTCGAGCGGAGTGCCCATACTCGAAAGCCTGGAGATAGTCTCAAAGACAGCCGGAAACGTGATAATCGAGGAGGCGGTCGTAAAGGCCAGGACGAGCTTGAGCCAGGGAAAGACCCTTGCCGAGCCCCTTTCCGAGACGAAGGTCTTCCCTGGCATGGTCACCCAGATGATAGCGGTCGGTGAGTCCACCGGCGCGCTCGACGCCATGCTCTCGAAGATAGCCGACTTCTACGAGGAAGAGGTGGACCAGGCTGTCGAGGCGCTTACATCCCTCATAGAGCCCATGCTCATGGCCTTCCTCGGCATAGTCGTAGGCGGCCTTGTCATAGCCCTTTACCTGCCGATATTCCAGATAGCAGGCGCCGCGGGAGGCTAA